The region TAACCTACTTGAAACCCATCAACAGTAACAAATTTATTCTCAGTATAATCTGGATTAGAGATAACATCAGCCTCGACCTCACTAAGTAACACTTTTAAAGCTTTTAAAACTTCGTCTATATCTGCATATTCAATAGATGCAGTACTCTTATTATATTTACCCTTTGATTCTATTTGATAAAAGTATGCTGTTTCACTGCCATTAGTGATTTTTCTAATTCTTGTTTCTGATTTGCTATAACTAGTCTGTAAATTAGGCAAAGTAGTATCTACAAGTTTAACAATACTTCCAGTGTTAGATACTAAGGTTTCTATCTTTGTTTTGGTTACTTCTGTGTCTTTTACTTCCTCTTGTTTACAAGAAGAAAATAAAAGAATAAGAGTAGACATTAAAAGAATGTTTTTTAACATGATTGAAGTTTTATAATTTCAGCGAATATAAAGTTACTAAAGCATATTACTTTACGGAAAACCGTAAATACTAATATTATTGATTTTATCTAATTATAATGAGCATAGGACTTATGTTTACATAGATATATTGAGTGTTTTTTATTTAAGTAAGACAAAATAGAGTAGTTGTTAATTATCTAAAAAGGTGTATTTTTAACCGATAATCCAGTATAATGGATGGAAAGAAAGTACTATGAGTTTTTTAAAAAAGATATTTGGGAAAGAGGTTAAAGAGTCTGCAATAGTTGAGTTAGATATTCAATATAAGAATTTCTGGAAGTGGTTTACAGAGAATGAAGCGGTGTTTCTAGAAGTAATAAAGAATAATGCTGGTGTAGTAGAGAAGTTTATTGATGTAGTAGGACCTCGCTTAAAAGAGATAAACCCCAACTTCAATATGCTAACAGGAATGAGTAAGGATGGAATGGGAGAATTAATTATCACACCTGATGGCGCATTAAAAGCATTGCCTTTTGTCGATGATTTAGTTGCTGTAGCACCAGATTTAGCGCATTGGAGATTTATTAGTTGTAAGCCTAGTATGAAAGGGATAGGTTTAGATATGAATGGATTCCTGTTAGATGAAGATACCATTTCGTTCATTCCTATTTACGACAAGGATTACCCTGACTATATCCATTTGCGTTTTATTGTTAAAGAGTGTACACCTGAGAATGAGAGTGATATTGGTAATGCGCTTTATATGTTTTTAGATAATTACCTAGGAGAAGAAAAAACGATGACGATGATTGATTACTTAGAAGTAAGTGGGGCTAAAGATATTGAAGGAGAATCTATTGCGGTGACTAAGTTAAGTGATTATTTAAGTTATAGAGAAACAGAGTTTGTAGAAAAATACGATAGTATTATTCGTGTAAATGGGGCAGATCAGTATTCTATATTAGAGAGTAATAGTGATAATGGACGTTTGATAGTAGTGGTAAACACAACGTTTCTCAATTGGGATCAGAAGATGTCTTATCCATGGGTGGTTAAAATGTCTATAAGATATGAGGGGAATAAGGATGGCATGCCTTCAACT is a window of Myroides oncorhynchi DNA encoding:
- a CDS encoding DUF695 domain-containing protein, which gives rise to MSFLKKIFGKEVKESAIVELDIQYKNFWKWFTENEAVFLEVIKNNAGVVEKFIDVVGPRLKEINPNFNMLTGMSKDGMGELIITPDGALKALPFVDDLVAVAPDLAHWRFISCKPSMKGIGLDMNGFLLDEDTISFIPIYDKDYPDYIHLRFIVKECTPENESDIGNALYMFLDNYLGEEKTMTMIDYLEVSGAKDIEGESIAVTKLSDYLSYRETEFVEKYDSIIRVNGADQYSILESNSDNGRLIVVVNTTFLNWDQKMSYPWVVKMSIRYEGNKDGMPSTTDLSMMDEIEDLLLETELLNSVARETGANERTLFFATKDYRNASREVLKTISLFTDKFDIDYTIYRDKYWMGLEVYMNAINKG